One stretch of bacterium DNA includes these proteins:
- a CDS encoding YjzC family protein, which yields MTVSSPHPRTTRVRFITGMVCTRPGLYIFDRYADHSDQPSPASDEINITLRQGNVFPPVRSAGKSAWWKWDREI from the coding sequence ATGACAGTCAGTTCACCTCACCCGCGAACGACCCGGGTTCGTTTCATCACCGGCATGGTATGTACTCGGCCCGGGCTCTATATATTTGATCGATATGCCGATCATTCCGACCAACCCAGTCCCGCATCCGATGAAATCAATATCACATTACGACAAGGCAATGTTTTTCCGCCGGTGCGTTCCGCAGGCAAATCGGCGTGGTGGAAATGGGATAGAGAAATTTAA